Proteins encoded by one window of Methanobrevibacter oralis:
- the cobT gene encoding nicotinate mononucleotide-dependent phosphoribosyltransferase CobT: MIDGITTYGNNSLIDTLKQTEDPVFLCTIGTTETSLIPGLSGAGASEDLTEYTPAADVELMILNNVHCMDNVPQTVVGESVAPTPALLSKAALELANIPFVIINAGSKIRPDVEYVSFGKEYGRDIRSGKGVLNPLEIFENGKDLGAELSRRHEMLIIGESIPAGTTTALGVLKALGYEANEKVSGSMPHNPHDLKRKIVDEGLKNANIDPENDDVDAMQAIGAVGDPTIPAMAGLIIGSDIPIILGGGTQMAAVCAVIKSIQPNFDFSRINIATTVFVAKDKTADLFGILKQIDNSITIHIVDPRFEDTEHEGLKNYLTGFVKEGAGAGGCMFTALVRGSSVEKLRKKIERVCK, encoded by the coding sequence ATGATAGATGGAATAACTACTTACGGTAATAATAGCCTAATAGATACCCTAAAACAAACCGAAGACCCTGTGTTCTTATGTACAATAGGTACAACAGAAACTTCATTAATTCCAGGACTTTCTGGAGCTGGAGCATCAGAAGATTTAACTGAATACACCCCAGCAGCAGATGTTGAATTAATGATTTTAAATAATGTACATTGCATGGATAATGTTCCACAAACTGTTGTTGGAGAATCTGTTGCACCAACCCCGGCCCTGCTTTCAAAAGCAGCATTAGAACTTGCTAATATCCCATTTGTAATTATAAATGCAGGTTCAAAAATAAGACCTGATGTAGAATATGTAAGCTTTGGAAAAGAATATGGAAGAGATATTAGAAGTGGAAAAGGTGTTTTAAATCCATTAGAAATATTTGAAAATGGAAAAGATTTAGGTGCAGAATTATCTAGAAGACATGAAATGCTCATTATTGGTGAAAGCATACCTGCAGGTACAACTACTGCTCTTGGAGTATTAAAAGCTCTAGGTTACGAAGCTAATGAAAAAGTTAGTGGAAGTATGCCCCATAACCCCCATGATTTAAAAAGAAAAATCGTTGATGAAGGCTTAAAAAATGCCAATATTGATCCTGAAAATGATGATGTAGATGCAATGCAAGCTATTGGAGCTGTTGGTGATCCCACAATTCCTGCAATGGCAGGATTAATTATTGGATCAGACATTCCAATAATTCTAGGTGGAGGAACTCAAATGGCAGCAGTTTGTGCTGTTATAAAGTCAATCCAACCTAATTTCGATTTTTCAAGAATTAACATAGCAACAACAGTTTTTGTTGCAAAAGATAAAACTGCTGATTTATTTGGAATTTTAAAACAAATCGATAATAGTATTACAATCCATATTGTAGATCCTCGTTTTGAAGATACAGAGCATGAAGGACTCAAAAACTATCTTACAGGATTTGTAAAAGAAGGAGCTGGAGCAGGAGGTTGTATGTTTACAGCACTTGTTCGTGGAAGTTCTGTAGAAAAACTAAGAAAAAAAATAGAAAGAGTATGTAAATAG
- a CDS encoding 4Fe-4S binding protein produces the protein MTVDEDKCIGCGKCYEICPKAAKIWKIGRVARILDLRYCHVCTLCAMECPTDCIIITRDAPQH, from the coding sequence ATCACGGTTGATGAAGATAAATGTATTGGTTGTGGTAAATGTTATGAGATTTGTCCAAAAGCGGCTAAAATTTGGAAGATTGGTAGGGTTGCACGTATATTAGATTTGAGATATTGTCATGTTTGTACATTATGTGCTATGGAATGCCCTACAGATTGTATTATTATTACACGTGATGCTCCGCAACATTAA
- a CDS encoding 30S ribosomal protein S15 translates to MARPEWVTYSDEEIEEMILKFNREGKSTSQIGILLRDQYGIPSVKDVTGERITEILIRNNQAGLYPEDLLNLIRRAVNIRDHLTENPKDLHSKRGLTIIESRIRRLASYYVSEGKLPEGWRYDPQEAALLVK, encoded by the coding sequence ATGGCAAGACCAGAATGGGTAACTTATAGTGATGAAGAAATTGAAGAAATGATTTTAAAATTTAACAGAGAAGGTAAAAGTACATCTCAAATAGGTATTTTATTAAGAGATCAATATGGAATTCCTAGTGTAAAAGATGTTACTGGTGAGAGAATCACAGAAATTTTAATTAGAAATAATCAAGCTGGATTGTATCCTGAAGATTTATTAAACTTAATTAGAAGAGCAGTAAACATTAGAGATCATTTAACTGAAAATCCTAAAGACTTACATTCTAAAAGAGGTTTAACAATTATTGAATCTAGAATTAGAAGATTAGCCTCTTACTATGTAAGTGAAGGTAAATTACCAGAAGGTTGGAGATACGATCCACAAGAAGCAGCACTCCTTGTTAAGTAG
- the uppP gene encoding undecaprenyl-diphosphatase UppP, with product MNIIQGIIIGIVQGLTEFLPVSSSAHLVFIQRILGVKSSLAFDTFLHLGTLLAVLWFFRADIYKMLKSWWLSIGDILQGRFREGFKNDPYKRLAWYVILATIPVGVVGILFENQVDALFAGALYVPAFFLFVTGTILYLSQRMNSGNVNYDTITKKEALFMGLGQACAILPGLSRSGTTIAAGLTIGLNKEFAAKFSFILSIPAILGAFLVQIKDIGTALDVNFAAVILGFIASFVAGYVAIKWMLDLIQKKSLDIFAYYCWMVGIIVFMGSIAHIF from the coding sequence ATGAATATAATTCAAGGGATTATTATTGGAATTGTACAAGGTTTAACTGAATTTTTACCTGTTAGTAGTTCGGCTCATTTAGTATTTATTCAAAGGATTTTAGGTGTTAAAAGTTCCCTAGCTTTCGATACTTTCCTTCATTTAGGAACATTACTTGCAGTTTTATGGTTTTTCAGAGCAGATATTTATAAAATGCTAAAATCATGGTGGTTAAGTATTGGAGATATTTTACAAGGTAGATTTAGAGAAGGATTTAAAAATGATCCTTATAAAAGACTAGCTTGGTATGTTATTTTAGCTACTATTCCTGTTGGTGTCGTAGGCATATTATTTGAAAATCAGGTAGATGCACTATTTGCTGGTGCTCTTTATGTTCCTGCATTCTTTTTATTTGTAACTGGTACTATACTTTATTTATCTCAAAGAATGAATAGTGGTAATGTTAATTATGATACTATTACTAAAAAAGAAGCCTTGTTTATGGGATTAGGTCAAGCATGTGCAATTCTTCCAGGACTTTCTCGTTCTGGTACTACAATAGCTGCAGGTCTCACAATAGGTTTGAATAAGGAATTTGCTGCAAAATTCAGCTTTATTTTATCCATTCCAGCTATTTTAGGTGCTTTTCTAGTTCAAATTAAAGATATTGGCACGGCTTTAGATGTTAACTTTGCAGCAGTTATTTTAGGATTTATTGCATCATTTGTAGCAGGGTATGTTGCTATTAAATGGATGTTAGATTTAATTCAGAAAAAAAGTTTGGATATTTTTGCTTACTATTGTTGGATGGTGGGTATAATTGTATTTATGGGTTCAATCGCCCATATATTTTAA
- a CDS encoding TOBE domain-containing protein, with protein MTDVKAGVEYKINIDDNSFLLDNKKFKLLNSILDTGSLTKSAEIIDVSYRTALNYIEKIEDALDVKIVNTTKGGKGGGGGTSLTQEGYSILKECKKINAIMELHTDVNEIECEVCEIDESRGVMLIKFNESKISAPLNRNYELGDKLLALISYDNIFLMLEPQISSIRNILKGKIVEMKLEHEIIRVKIDVGGTILCSDITVSAEKELNLNIGKEVYIGFKAMSVATLKL; from the coding sequence ATGACTGATGTAAAAGCAGGTGTTGAATATAAAATTAATATAGATGATAATTCATTCTTATTAGATAATAAGAAGTTTAAACTACTAAATTCTATTTTAGATACAGGTTCTTTAACTAAATCTGCTGAAATTATTGATGTTTCATATAGGACAGCTTTAAATTATATTGAAAAAATTGAGGATGCTCTTGATGTAAAAATTGTCAATACTACAAAAGGAGGTAAAGGCGGTGGTGGAGGAACTTCTCTTACTCAAGAGGGTTATTCTATTTTAAAAGAATGTAAGAAGATTAATGCTATTATGGAACTTCATACCGATGTTAATGAAATTGAATGTGAAGTTTGTGAAATTGATGAATCTCGTGGAGTGATGTTAATTAAATTTAATGAATCTAAAATTAGTGCTCCATTAAATAGAAATTATGAGCTTGGAGATAAATTATTAGCATTAATTAGTTATGATAATATTTTTTTGATGTTAGAACCTCAAATTTCAAGTATTCGTAATATATTGAAGGGTAAAATTGTTGAGATGAAATTAGAACATGAAATTATCCGTGTTAAAATAGATGTAGGGGGTACTATTTTATGTTCGGATATTACTGTATCTGCAGAAAAGGAGTTAAATTTGAATATTGGTAAAGAAGTTTACATTGGATTTAAAGCTATGTCAGTTGCTACTTTAAAATTATAA
- a CDS encoding branched-chain amino acid transaminase, giving the protein MAWDDSASKIWIDGKMVNWEDAQIHVLSHVVHYGTSIFEGIRAYNNDNGTCVFRLKEHVKRLFDSAKIYKIDIPFTQEDIEEAIKETIKINDLKSCYIRPVVFRGYGELGVTPLGCPVNSVIAAWQWGSYLGEDGMAKGVNIGVSSWRKPAPNTFPALAKCGANYMNSQLAKLEAIDNGFDEAIMLDYAGNVSEGSGENIFLVEDNILYTPSLSSSNLKGITRDSIMKVARDLGHDVVEETISRERLYLADEVFFTGTAAEVTPIRSIDHRLVGEGKRGPICEKIQKTFFDIVEAKIEDKYGWLSYI; this is encoded by the coding sequence ATGGCTTGGGATGATTCAGCAAGTAAAATATGGATAGATGGAAAAATGGTTAATTGGGAAGATGCACAAATTCATGTGCTTTCTCATGTAGTTCATTATGGTACAAGCATTTTTGAAGGTATTCGTGCATATAATAATGATAATGGAACTTGTGTTTTTCGTTTAAAAGAACATGTAAAACGTTTATTTGATTCAGCAAAAATTTATAAAATTGATATTCCTTTCACTCAAGAGGATATTGAAGAAGCTATTAAAGAAACAATTAAAATAAATGACTTAAAATCTTGTTATATACGCCCTGTTGTGTTTAGAGGATATGGAGAATTAGGAGTTACTCCATTAGGTTGTCCAGTCAATTCTGTTATTGCTGCTTGGCAGTGGGGTTCTTATTTAGGTGAAGATGGGATGGCGAAAGGGGTAAATATTGGGGTTTCTTCTTGGAGAAAACCTGCTCCAAATACTTTTCCTGCATTAGCTAAATGTGGAGCAAATTATATGAACTCTCAATTAGCTAAACTTGAAGCTATTGATAATGGTTTTGATGAAGCTATCATGTTAGATTATGCCGGAAATGTTTCTGAGGGAAGTGGGGAAAACATATTCCTTGTTGAAGATAATATTTTATACACCCCATCATTGTCTTCTTCTAATCTTAAAGGAATTACTCGTGATTCTATCATGAAAGTAGCTCGTGATTTAGGACACGATGTTGTTGAGGAAACTATTTCTCGTGAAAGATTATATTTGGCTGATGAGGTCTTTTTTACAGGAACTGCAGCTGAAGTTACTCCTATTCGTTCAATTGATCATAGACTTGTCGGTGAAGGTAAGAGAGGACCTATTTGTGAAAAAATACAAAAAACTTTCTTTGACATTGTTGAAGCTAAAATTGAAGATAAATATGGTTGGTTGTCTTATATTTAA
- a CDS encoding F420-dependent methylenetetrahydromethanopterin dehydrogenase, giving the protein MVVKIGIIKSGNIGTSPVIDLLLDERADRPNIDVRVFGSGAKMNPEQVEDVVPKLDQFNPDFAIFISPNPGAPGPAKAREILSEKGIPAIIIGDAPGKSKTDEMDEQGLGYIIVMSDPMIGAKREWLDPTEMAIFNADILKVLANTGALRLVQKTIDAVIEGAEADNIELPKLIITAEKAVAAAEFTNPYAKAKAIAAYEMAGAVANLDMKGCFMTKGYENFIPLVAAAHEMASAAASLAHEAREIEKANDTVLRTPHMKEGNLGYKNCLISKPE; this is encoded by the coding sequence ATGGTTGTAAAAATAGGTATTATAAAAAGTGGAAATATTGGTACTTCACCAGTAATAGATTTATTACTTGATGAAAGAGCAGACAGACCTAACATAGATGTGAGAGTATTTGGATCTGGAGCTAAAATGAATCCAGAACAAGTTGAAGACGTTGTTCCTAAACTTGACCAATTTAATCCTGATTTCGCAATATTTATTAGTCCAAACCCAGGAGCTCCTGGACCTGCTAAAGCAAGAGAAATCTTATCTGAAAAAGGCATTCCAGCTATCATTATTGGTGATGCACCAGGTAAAAGTAAAACAGATGAAATGGATGAACAAGGATTAGGTTACATTATTGTAATGTCTGATCCAATGATTGGTGCTAAAAGAGAATGGTTAGACCCAACTGAAATGGCTATTTTCAATGCAGACATTTTAAAAGTATTAGCTAATACCGGAGCATTAAGATTAGTGCAAAAAACTATTGATGCTGTAATTGAAGGGGCTGAAGCAGACAACATTGAATTACCAAAACTCATTATTACTGCTGAAAAAGCTGTAGCTGCTGCTGAATTTACTAACCCATATGCAAAAGCAAAAGCTATTGCAGCATACGAAATGGCAGGTGCTGTTGCAAACCTTGATATGAAAGGTTGTTTCATGACTAAAGGATATGAAAACTTCATTCCATTAGTTGCAGCTGCACACGAAATGGCTTCTGCTGCTGCTAGTTTAGCACACGAAGCAAGAGAAATTGAAAAAGCAAATGATACAGTTTTAAGAACTCCTCACATGAAAGAAGGGAATCTTGGTTATAAAAACTGTTTAATTTCAAAACCAGAATAA
- a CDS encoding bifunctional N(6)-L-threonylcarbamoyladenine synthase/serine/threonine protein kinase: MIILICLGIEGTAEKTGVGVVDSDGNILAITGKQLFPEEGGIHPRIAAEHHAKWIPKLIPEAIMEAGINYDDIDLISFSQGPGLGPALRIVATSARSLALSLNKPIIGVNHCIGHVEVGKLDTGAVNPVSLYVSGGNSQVIAYESGRYRIFGETLDIAIGNCLDHFSRECGLGHPGGPIIEKLAKNGSYIDLPYIVKGMDFSFSGLLSAALRQAQKGTPMEDICFSLQETAFAMLVEVTERALSHTQKDEVMLCGGVSANSRLRKMIKSMAFEHGAKFYMPEMKLCGDNGVMIAWLGLLMYNQFGPMNIKDTNIIQKFRTDEVDIPWIDNNKNYLKLDDNLIAKGAESNIVKTSYLGLNAVLKDRIPKKYRISEIDNKIRKQRCKLEAKLLSDAKRAGVVTPVLYDVDLKFKAILMEKINGSMLKEVINEDLAYNLGKYIARLHMANIIHGDITSSNIMLNDKNQLVFLDFGLGRYSNLDEDKAVDLLVLKKSLQSINYELALKYFKSVLKGYGDDKILNKILDIESRGRYTH; the protein is encoded by the coding sequence TTGATTATTTTGATATGTTTAGGTATTGAGGGAACAGCAGAAAAAACTGGTGTAGGGGTTGTTGATAGTGATGGGAATATTCTAGCTATAACTGGAAAGCAGTTATTTCCCGAAGAAGGAGGTATTCATCCAAGAATCGCTGCTGAACATCATGCAAAATGGATTCCTAAGTTAATTCCCGAAGCTATAATGGAAGCAGGAATTAATTACGATGACATTGATTTAATTTCATTTTCACAGGGTCCAGGATTAGGTCCAGCTTTGAGAATTGTAGCTACATCTGCTAGATCACTTGCTTTATCTTTAAATAAACCAATTATTGGAGTTAATCATTGCATTGGGCATGTTGAAGTTGGAAAATTAGATACTGGTGCAGTTAATCCTGTTTCACTTTATGTTAGTGGTGGAAATAGTCAAGTTATTGCATATGAAAGTGGAAGATACAGGATTTTTGGTGAAACCCTGGATATAGCTATTGGTAATTGCTTAGACCATTTTAGTCGTGAATGTGGTTTAGGCCATCCTGGAGGACCTATTATTGAAAAATTAGCTAAAAATGGTTCTTATATTGATTTACCTTACATTGTCAAGGGAATGGATTTTTCATTTTCTGGATTGTTGTCTGCTGCATTAAGACAGGCACAAAAGGGAACTCCTATGGAAGATATTTGTTTTTCTCTTCAAGAAACTGCTTTTGCAATGCTTGTTGAGGTTACGGAAAGAGCACTTTCACATACACAAAAAGATGAGGTTATGTTGTGTGGAGGGGTTTCTGCAAATTCTAGGCTTCGAAAAATGATTAAGTCCATGGCATTTGAACATGGGGCTAAATTTTACATGCCTGAGATGAAATTATGTGGAGATAATGGTGTCATGATTGCATGGTTAGGTTTGTTAATGTATAATCAATTTGGGCCAATGAATATTAAAGATACAAATATTATTCAAAAGTTTAGAACTGATGAAGTAGATATTCCCTGGATTGATAATAATAAAAATTATTTAAAGCTAGATGATAACTTAATTGCAAAAGGAGCAGAATCCAACATTGTTAAAACTAGTTATTTAGGTTTAAATGCAGTTTTAAAAGATAGAATTCCTAAAAAATATAGAATTTCTGAGATTGATAATAAAATTAGAAAACAAAGATGTAAACTTGAAGCTAAATTATTATCTGATGCAAAAAGAGCAGGAGTAGTTACTCCAGTATTATATGATGTTGATTTAAAATTTAAAGCGATTTTAATGGAAAAAATTAATGGATCAATGCTTAAAGAGGTTATCAATGAAGATTTAGCATATAATCTGGGTAAATATATTGCTAGATTACATATGGCAAATATTATTCATGGAGATATAACCTCATCTAATATAATGCTTAATGATAAAAATCAGTTAGTTTTCCTTGATTTTGGTTTAGGTAGGTATTCAAATTTAGATGAAGATAAAGCCGTTGATTTACTTGTTTTAAAGAAATCACTACAAAGTATTAATTATGAACTTGCTTTAAAATATTTTAAAAGTGTTTTAAAAGGTTATGGGGATGATAAAATATTGAATAAAATTTTAGATATTGAATCTAGAGGGAGGTATACTCATTAA
- the hisB gene encoding imidazoleglycerol-phosphate dehydratase HisB has protein sequence MNRNSNVSRCTSETDITIEMNLDGEGVYDISTGVNFFNHMLEAFSKHSMIDLNIDAKGDIAVDDHHTVEDVGILMGEAFSQAVGDKKGIKRMANAIVPMDDSVATVAIDISGRSYCNLEIDFKNEKIGDMTSDIVIHFFESFASSAKLNFYGTVQGANDHHKAEALFKAFAKSLKEAIKIEHNQIPSTKGIL, from the coding sequence ATGAATAGAAATTCAAATGTTTCAAGGTGTACCTCAGAAACTGATATTACTATAGAAATGAATCTTGATGGTGAAGGCGTATACGATATTTCAACTGGTGTGAACTTTTTTAATCACATGTTAGAAGCATTTTCAAAGCATAGTATGATAGATTTAAATATTGATGCTAAAGGAGATATTGCAGTTGATGATCACCATACGGTTGAAGATGTTGGAATATTAATGGGTGAAGCTTTCAGCCAAGCTGTTGGTGATAAGAAAGGAATTAAAAGAATGGCTAATGCTATTGTACCTATGGATGACTCAGTGGCTACTGTTGCAATTGATATTAGTGGGCGTAGCTATTGTAATCTTGAAATAGATTTTAAAAATGAAAAAATAGGAGACATGACTTCAGATATTGTTATTCACTTTTTTGAATCTTTTGCAAGTTCTGCTAAATTAAATTTTTATGGAACTGTTCAAGGTGCAAATGATCACCATAAAGCCGAAGCTCTTTTTAAAGCATTTGCTAAATCATTAAAAGAAGCTATAAAAATAGAACACAATCAAATTCCTTCAACAAAAGGAATTTTATGA
- a CDS encoding single-stranded-DNA-specific exonuclease RecJ encodes MLSRASEATNMLKEHMEKDEVIRIISHHDADGISSAAVIANALAEEGVQYHTTIIPRLKPDIVNELRHEKYNLFIFSDMGSAFIKDFNTYKSDVIVADHHQVCGSEAESNVVHLNPHLFGIDGSKDLSGAGSSYLVIRDLNKKHLAHFALIGAFGDMQGQKGFTGVNRLILDDALESGRLEIHEGLKIVSKSSEPLYKSLSYTFSPPLPKISGDFEGSIEFLERMGLSYGIKFSDLGEEERDILKNELIKINPDIFADCYTLPKEIPFLRDLEEYSYILDACGKNKKFGLGLSIALGEREKALETAIGLQKKYRDQIVKGLEWVKREGTVQLSNSQYLYSDDKVLKSVMGTIASIGLSVELIDNSKPVIGLSRLHNDIKISGRTTRSMVEKGVDLGKALQDSSNNFGGQGGGHDIAAGALIPYESKHNFLHLVDDMIGFQLGND; translated from the coding sequence TTGTTAAGTAGAGCTAGTGAAGCTACTAATATGCTTAAAGAGCATATGGAAAAGGATGAGGTTATAAGAATTATTTCTCATCATGATGCTGATGGAATTTCATCAGCGGCAGTGATAGCGAATGCTTTAGCCGAAGAAGGTGTTCAATATCACACAACTATTATTCCACGCTTAAAACCAGATATTGTAAATGAATTAAGGCATGAAAAATATAATTTATTTATTTTTTCAGACATGGGCAGTGCATTTATAAAAGATTTTAACACTTATAAAAGCGATGTAATTGTTGCAGATCACCATCAGGTATGTGGTAGCGAAGCAGAAAGCAATGTTGTTCATTTAAACCCACATTTATTTGGAATTGATGGAAGTAAAGATTTAAGTGGAGCAGGTTCTAGCTATTTAGTTATAAGAGATTTAAATAAAAAGCATTTAGCTCATTTTGCATTAATCGGTGCATTTGGAGATATGCAGGGTCAAAAAGGATTTACTGGAGTTAATAGATTAATTTTAGATGATGCTCTTGAAAGTGGCAGATTAGAGATTCATGAAGGTTTAAAAATTGTTTCTAAATCCTCAGAACCTCTTTACAAATCATTATCTTATACTTTTTCGCCACCTCTTCCTAAAATTAGTGGAGACTTTGAAGGTTCAATCGAGTTTTTAGAGAGAATGGGATTATCTTATGGTATTAAATTCTCTGATTTAGGTGAAGAAGAAAGAGATATTCTTAAAAACGAGCTTATTAAAATAAATCCAGATATTTTTGCTGATTGTTATACTCTTCCAAAAGAAATTCCATTTTTACGTGATTTAGAAGAGTATTCTTATATTCTTGATGCATGCGGTAAAAATAAGAAATTTGGTCTTGGGTTAAGTATAGCTCTTGGAGAACGCGAAAAAGCACTAGAAACTGCTATAGGCTTACAGAAAAAGTACCGTGATCAAATTGTTAAAGGACTTGAATGGGTTAAAAGAGAAGGCACTGTTCAACTTTCAAATTCACAATACTTGTATAGTGATGATAAAGTTTTAAAATCTGTTATGGGAACAATTGCAAGTATTGGATTATCTGTTGAGTTAATAGACAATTCAAAACCAGTTATTGGACTTTCTAGACTACATAATGATATAAAAATTTCTGGTAGGACAACAAGGTCTATGGTGGAAAAAGGAGTAGATTTAGGGAAAGCCTTACAAGACAGTTCTAATAACTTTGGTGGTCAAGGTGGAGGTCATGATATAGCTGCTGGAGCGTTAATTCCTTATGAAAGTAAACATAACTTTTTACATTTAGTGGATGATATGATTGGATTCCAACTAGGCAATGATTAA
- a CDS encoding aconitase X catalytic domain-containing protein, with protein MFLTKDEEKMCDGEFGETVRKSMDILVALGDIYGASKLVDITSAQVSGVSYKTIGDAGLEYLEDLAKGDLIDSNINASLNPPGTDLNNWKELGFPEEFSIKQNQIVDAYAKLGISKTCTCTPYLVGNVPRFGDHVSWSESSAVAYVNSVIGAKTNREGGPAALAAAIVGKTPLYGFHLDYNRKANLIVNVECGLKGADFGALGYIIGKAVGGGVPYFKLKNTPNNNDLKTLGAALASSGSVALYHMENITPEFKNANKKEVEDIIFISKKDILETRDNLSTTNKEADLICLGCPHASLEEIKQVANIVQGKTIKNKLWICTSISVKATADRMGYTDIIEKAGGNVVCDTCMVVAPIEDMGFEVIGVNSAKAANYVPSMCGLDVVYDDTENLIQFE; from the coding sequence ATGTTTTTAACAAAAGATGAAGAGAAAATGTGTGATGGGGAGTTTGGAGAAACTGTCCGTAAAAGCATGGATATTTTAGTTGCTTTAGGAGATATTTATGGGGCATCTAAACTAGTAGATATTACTTCAGCTCAAGTATCTGGTGTTTCTTATAAGACAATAGGAGATGCAGGTTTGGAATATCTTGAAGACTTAGCCAAAGGAGATTTAATAGATTCTAATATTAATGCATCACTAAATCCTCCAGGAACAGATTTAAATAATTGGAAAGAACTTGGTTTTCCAGAGGAGTTTTCAATTAAACAAAATCAAATAGTAGATGCATATGCTAAACTTGGAATCTCAAAAACCTGTACCTGCACGCCTTATCTTGTAGGAAACGTTCCAAGATTTGGCGACCATGTTTCATGGTCTGAATCATCAGCAGTTGCATATGTAAACTCGGTTATTGGTGCAAAAACAAATCGTGAAGGAGGACCTGCTGCTTTAGCTGCAGCTATTGTTGGGAAAACTCCTTTATATGGTTTTCATTTAGATTATAATAGAAAAGCTAATTTAATTGTTAATGTTGAATGTGGGCTTAAAGGTGCTGATTTTGGAGCATTAGGATATATCATTGGCAAAGCTGTTGGAGGAGGCGTTCCATATTTTAAACTTAAAAACACTCCAAATAATAATGATTTAAAAACATTAGGAGCAGCATTAGCTTCATCTGGTTCAGTAGCACTTTATCACATGGAAAATATCACACCAGAGTTTAAAAATGCTAATAAAAAAGAAGTTGAAGACATCATTTTTATTTCTAAAAAAGACATTTTAGAAACAAGAGATAATTTATCTACTACAAATAAAGAAGCAGATTTAATTTGTCTTGGTTGTCCTCATGCCTCTCTTGAAGAGATTAAACAAGTAGCTAATATAGTTCAAGGAAAAACTATTAAAAACAAACTATGGATTTGTACATCAATTAGTGTAAAAGCTACAGCAGATAGAATGGGATATACAGACATTATTGAAAAAGCTGGAGGTAATGTTGTCTGTGATACTTGTATGGTTGTAGCTCCTATTGAAGATATGGGCTTTGAAGTTATTGGTGTAAATTCAGCAAAAGCAGCAAATTATGTTCCGTCAATGTGTGGACTTGATGTTGTTTATGATGATACAGAAAATCTAATTCAATTTGAATAG
- a CDS encoding XTP/dITP diphosphatase, whose amino-acid sequence MITFITGNKHKVIEAENIFKDYDINLEHIDFGYCEPQGTLEEVAISGAKYASRKLDRPVIVEDAGLFIKALKGFPGTYSSYVQDTIGNKGILKLLTDTDNRCAEFRSVIGYCAPNSEPKIFLGKVSGEIAVEERGNLGFAFDPIFYVPSEDKTFGELTTDEKNRFSHRKNSLEKFIKWYSSQK is encoded by the coding sequence ATGATAACATTTATAACTGGAAACAAACATAAAGTTATAGAAGCAGAGAATATTTTCAAAGATTATGACATTAACTTAGAGCATATTGATTTTGGTTACTGCGAACCTCAAGGAACACTTGAAGAGGTAGCTATATCAGGCGCAAAATATGCTAGTCGTAAACTTGATAGACCTGTGATAGTTGAAGATGCTGGTTTATTCATTAAAGCTTTAAAAGGTTTTCCTGGAACTTATTCATCATATGTTCAAGATACAATAGGAAATAAAGGTATTTTAAAGTTATTAACAGATACTGATAATCGTTGTGCCGAATTCAGGTCAGTTATTGGGTACTGTGCCCCCAATTCTGAGCCCAAGATCTTTTTAGGCAAAGTATCAGGTGAAATCGCAGTTGAAGAGAGAGGAAATTTAGGATTTGCTTTTGATCCGATTTTTTATGTTCCTAGTGAAGATAAAACATTTGGAGAATTAACAACTGATGAAAAAAACAGATTTTCACATAGAAAAAACTCTTTAGAAAAATTTATTAAATGGTATTCTAGCCAAAAGTAG